In the genome of Oxalobacter aliiformigenes, one region contains:
- a CDS encoding bifunctional riboflavin kinase/FAD synthetase, giving the protein MKVFRGFSYNSPHDPCALAIGNFDGVHKGHMVLLARLREAADRLHLPANVLTFNPHPRQYFALKTGTMADAPATITPLREKIQALSRCHIDQVMIARFNNTTADLSSEEFIEKILVKALNVKWLIIGENFRFGKGRTGTTDELKKAGERYGFHVEVLPAVKDENGRISSSCIRKALEESDFETVATLLGKPYAISGHVVHGDKIGRNLGFPTANVPIRHYNPILSGVFITRVHGLSENPLPSVSMIGVRPTIESNRHMMLETHILDFDRSCYGSLIQVEFLKKLRDNQKFPDLETLTAAIQNDVNIARSYFTKHKTPVKN; this is encoded by the coding sequence AAGGGCATATGGTACTACTTGCCAGATTGCGCGAAGCCGCTGACCGGCTTCACCTGCCTGCGAACGTACTGACTTTCAACCCTCATCCACGGCAATACTTCGCGCTGAAAACCGGAACAATGGCTGACGCTCCCGCAACCATTACACCATTGCGCGAAAAAATACAGGCCCTGTCCCGCTGCCATATCGATCAGGTAATGATCGCCAGATTCAATAACACGACTGCCGACCTTTCCTCTGAAGAATTCATCGAAAAGATTCTCGTAAAAGCCCTGAACGTCAAATGGCTTATTATTGGTGAAAATTTCCGGTTCGGCAAAGGACGCACCGGAACAACAGACGAGTTGAAAAAAGCCGGAGAACGATACGGTTTCCATGTCGAGGTTCTGCCTGCGGTTAAAGATGAAAACGGACGCATTTCTTCCTCATGTATCCGGAAGGCACTTGAAGAGAGTGATTTTGAAACCGTCGCCACGCTCCTCGGCAAACCTTACGCCATTTCCGGACATGTCGTACATGGTGACAAAATCGGCCGGAATCTCGGATTTCCGACTGCCAATGTACCCATCCGGCATTACAATCCCATTCTGTCGGGTGTATTCATTACACGTGTTCACGGTTTGTCAGAAAACCCTCTTCCTTCGGTATCGATGATCGGGGTAAGACCGACCATCGAAAGCAACCGGCACATGATGCTGGAGACGCATATCCTCGATTTTGACCGCAGTTGCTACGGTTCGCTCATACAAGTCGAATTTTTGAAAAAATTGCGGGATAATCAAAAGTTTCCCGATCTGGAAACTTTGACGGCAGCTATCCAGAACGATGTCAATATCGCCAGATCGTATTTTACAAAACATAAAACACCCGTTAAAAATTGA